The Paroedura picta isolate Pp20150507F chromosome 2, Ppicta_v3.0, whole genome shotgun sequence sequence TGTGACTTCTTACAACGAGCACAGCAATAGCTCTGAGCATCCTATATTCATTACAGGCTTTAGCACAGAAGGCCACCTGAATCACATCCATCCAAAATTACACAATTTGGCAACTGAACCTGCACTTTGCAGCGACCAATTATAATCCAGCTAGGACACAAAATGAATGGAACATCTGTGGGTAGGAAAGTAATTACAGTCCtactgaagtttttttttttttttaagaggaaacATTTCATCTACTGGCACTCTGAATACCTATTTCTAGTTCTGATCAGGCCTTCTTCTCACAAATATATTATCTAACCATCTCCCCAAAGGGGGAaatgtattaatttatatttGCCTTTATTCTCTGCCCTTCCCCGATGGCTCAGGATGGCTTACGGAAGATTATGCAGTCTGACGAGAAACCAGAGTATACAACAATAGAACAACAAGAATAGGATTTATACAAGCATTGAAGTCCGTTCTGTGGGGAATACAGCAGGCTCTTGGTAGCAGTTAGTGTGgcagggttgtgcgcttcagcgtctgaagcggccattcctgACGGAAGCAGACCTGGGCTGGAATAGGCCCCATTGGGCCCCagtgcaaaaaagggaatgcgggGCAACAGAAGGCCTAccgtgggccagggccaggctgggGCTGAAATCATGTGAAAACAGGGATTAGCATCGCTGCTAGACAAGTGCTGGCCCAGTTTTTTCTCCTCTTGCTAACACACCGAAACAAAGGCAGCGATACCAAAAATTCAGTGGCATGAGAACCCACGCAGGTCTCtagccttaaagcaggggtaggcaaactgtggccctccaggtgtccttggactacaatccccatgagctcatggggttcatgggaattgtagtccatggacatctggagggccacagtttgcctacccctgcctcaAAGGACCTAAATAGAAATGAAATgttgaccaaaaaaaaaagaaattaacaaaACCATAAACTGTTTTCTCTGTTTTGGTCCTGAGCTATTCTAAGAACATGTGCCAATCTCTTTCTTCCTGGACAAACATCAATACAATGCTGTGCTAATTCAAACCAAAGATAATCAACCTTAAAGCAAATTAAATAGCACAGTCTAGATTTCCTGATTTGCAAATCTCAACAGTGATTCCAGGGCATGGGTGAGCCATGCTATAACTGTGCCCTTGTTCCGTACTAGCAGACAAGTCTGTTGTACCAAAAATCAAGGGGCGCTAGCCTTCCCCCACCCCGTCCTGGGAAACCCTGCCAAGGCCTGGCGGGACTGCGGTGCAGCTTCTTGTGGTGGGTGGAGCACTGGcagccgctccctccctccctggacagccCTGCTGAAGCCTGGCAAGGCCGCAGTGGGGCTGCTTCGGGCAGGgggaatgctggcgggggctccctcctttcccccaaccCAGGCAACCTCGCCAAGGCTCAGTGAGGCCACAGtggggctgctcagggcagggggagCACTGGGACGGGCTCCTCCCCTGGGCATCCCTGCCAAAGCCTGGTGAGGCCGCAGTGGGGCTGCTCAGAGTGGGGAGAGCGCTGGCGAGGGCTCCCTTCTCCCCAACCCAGTCCCACAGTCCCAGACCATTCCCCTCCCAGCTTGCATTTGCTGGCTGCTTTACCTCTCACAGTCAGTACAGCGGgttggcacttcttccatgtggaagaagtttgagggggatgtggccagaagtgggacagcctacctgattggccattcattagacagacagccaatcagatagCCAATGAGtctcaactcctcccaccaccccagttggGCTTTATTTATGCTACAGATACAGATGGGAGACATTCTGCCCATGGCCACTTGTCTCCAACCCACCATACTACATGCCTGGAGGTCTGATGCCCCCTTACCTGTAGAGAACCATCCATTTCAAAGTGCAGGAATGAGCCCACTGCTGCTGGTCAGTCCAGCAGAACATGGTGGAAATTTGGAACACAACATTGCCTCAGAGTTCCTTTCCTCCACGGCCCCTTCTGCCCCACGGCTTTGTACTTTCATGACCAAAGCTATAATTCATCATTCCAAACTTGAATCACATTTTGAAATACaaaggaggcagaggaggaaTAGGACGCCAGATGCTTCCATTACCTGCACGTTGTCTCTCATGTCCATTGCCTCTTCTAAGGGCTGGACCGCAGCTTTGAAGATCTCATCGATGGTCTTAAGGCCGATGTTCCGCAGCATGGTATAGTCTCTTGTTTTTTTCCCaattctgacccctaggctgcgCTTCTGAGCCTTCCCTCCACCACTTCGGTTTGTTATTGCAACGTGTACAAAAAGTGTCACATGCTCCATGATGTCTCCCACAAAGGAGCGCAAAGGAACATGCCGGTAGCCTGGCTGCAAGCACTCCAGGGGGCAGGTGTATTGGCCAATGAACTCGTCACCGATATAATCGTCATCCAGGACGACAAAACGGATCATGGCCAGTTCTGGCAGATTTATCTGGAACTCAAAACTCTCATCAAAAATAGGGTTATCGCTGTTCTGCTGGACTGTTTTCGTTCTCTGCTCCGCACAGTCTGCAGGAATGCCATGGATTTCTATGCACACATAGGGATCTATGACATCTCCCTTGGCACATGCTCCTTTGGGCTTTGGGAAATTTTGGCCACTGATGATTTTGACATGTAAAACTTGAGGAGACGCTCCTGGCACAATCCCTTTTGTATTTGCGCTGAAGTAGGAAACCTCTTCCCGCATCACCGAAGGCCTCAGGACATAGCCACATCTCCCATTCTGTAGAAACCATCCAGTATACAAATCCATCATTGGTCCTGGCGTTTGATAGTTCATGGCTACTATCTGGCAGCCACAGTTCCAAAAATCCTGTGGGTTTAAGTTACTAGAGTCTATTCTCATGGCACTAGGGTATATTCTAGAGAGAAATTTCTTGTTGTAGTTGACAAAGTCCTCTGGATATTCATTTGAAATTTTGTTGGCCACTGATTCACTGAAGGAGCAGATTTCCCAATAGTTCTGGCTTTTCATGGACCTCTCAAAACCAATGAACTTGACAGATTTACATATAGAGACCATATCAGAGAGCCCCTTGCATAACCAGGTTGTCTTTGGTTCCTCCAAGGATTCTTCTGACATCCTTCGAGAAATTTCAGCTTCCTCGTCCTCATCTGTTACCTCACCCTCTAACAAATCCTGACCGTACGGCAATTTCTTCCCTTTAATGATGATCTTCCTTTTTAGTTTCTCCGGAGATGGGAGGTACACATCTGATGATAACGGAGTCTCTATATGGAGCTTATTTCCAAAAACCTTCTTCATCTGCTGAACCATAACATTCTGCTGTCGTACAGAACAGTGGTTTCCCAAGCAGAGAATGAGGGGATATTCTGAAGAAACAAAGGCTAGTTTGTTGATTACCTCAATGGCACAGCGAAAGGTAATAGGTGAGATCATGCTGTTTCGGTTGCAAATGATGGGCTCATTGTCAGGACCATCACAAACATCCAGCTCAATGCTTCTGCAGCCCATTTTCAGTGCTCTGACGTAACCGTTGATATCTGCTGGCCCTCGTACCTGGTCTTCTACTAGGTAGGTATTGTGAGATGCATTGATGTAGTAATGTGATAAAGGCTGCGTCATGTCTTGGACAACCTTTCGATGCTCGGGATCAAAGATGTCACATTCTGGGGACAACAAGTATTGTGTGAATCCATCAATTGCCAGGAAACCCTTCAACTGTCCTTCCTCAGAAAATTCATACCTGCGAATGATATCAAGACACATTTCCTCAGTTATGTGCAGAACGCCTTGCTCGGCTTCTAAAAAAAGCATGAGGTCATTTGCATCTAGGCATTCTTTGTTCTTAGAGATTTGCACAAGCAAAAAATACACATCTGGTCGAGTGCAAAGTTCAGTGTATGCTTCACAAAACTCCTCCTTTGTGACACGGGTTGTTAGCTTCTCTTTGCTCCTCTGGATTTCCTTGAATTTCAACCGGATCTTGGActcctttaaggcagggtttAGTCGTTTTATTAATTCCACAGCTGTATCTTCCAACATGATCCCGTTCCCATCAATATCTGCCTCCTCAAATACAGACCTAAGCCACGCAAACCGGGGCGTGTTCTGACTACCTTCTATCAAATCCAGCGGTTGTTTGCTCCGGGAAACCAGGTACCTCAAACCTGACACCCAAATGTTGGCCACATCTGCTGAATTTGCAACCAAGTCAAGGGAGTCATAATTTGCCCCATGAATGATTGAAAAGGCACAGTCTTCAGAAATTTGATCAGCAAGACCATTGTTCCTGAACGTCTCCGTGTTTTTACCTAACCGGATCTCTTTCACAGCAGAAATATCGAGTTTAGCCTTCTCAAAGTCTTTTTTTGATGGTTCCCAGCGAAGGGCTTGCAAGTCGGGGTCCAGAGTAAAAAACCTGTTATAAATGCGGGCGCTTGGTCGGACTTTCTTGAGTTCACAGCCAGCCTGCATGAAGCTGATGCAGTCGCTCGCACTACTGATCTTCTTCTCCGATGGCATACTGCTGAAGGACACGGTCTTCTTACTCCCACATTTCTGGTTCGAAGGGTCCTGCAAAGCAAATTAGAGACAAATAAATAAGTGGACACTTTCTGACAGGTGTCAAACACAGGGCCAAATTGTGACACGTAAGCATGTGCATTAACTACCACAATGAGCAGTTAAATCAATTCAAGGCTAGCTGATCTGTACGAATTTACTTGAACACCAGTCAAACTGAAACCAATGGAACTCCCACATGTGAAACTGTGATATGGGTGTGAGCCCAGACTGAATGATCTAAAAGTGTTCGGGTCAAAGGCCTACACTTACATTCCGAAAGAAAAGTGGACCAAGATGGATCTTAGAGAAGAAGAGGGCATATTTATAGGCTGCATAGTGGCCGCGCTGGATGAATTCAGAtctcctgggccagatggtgtacACCTGAGagggctcaaagaactttctggagagcttgtggaaacTGAGAGGGTGTAGAAGAGAGTGacaaggaggaaaggctgagggacttgggaatgttcagcctgggagaaaggaggttgagaaaggacacggtggctctcttgaagtacttgaaaggttgtcacttagaggagggtagagggaaaatataataagttTCCACCCCAGGAACGAACTTGCATCTGCCAGGACCGTAACATCAAGAACACCAAACAAGTGGTTTTTGATTGCTGTACTTACAACCAATTGTGTCAGGAATTACTGTATTCCATCATCattgacttaagggctacttcaagacaagccaaattaaaggaactcctttcggataaaaataagaattcatCCTATAtcattgccaaatatgcaagattagcaattaaatatagaagtgcctggctaaatatgtacaagggttaggatggatctattgaacgcatgaagtattttggaacttttaatcaatcttatatactgttttactgttttgtattttggacTGGTCAttgaccgaaataaatgtatctgaatCTGAGgaggtgggcagcagaggagaggatccgcAGTAatgaatggtactggctagatatggaggggggggggaattcacagtcggaggagttcagcagtggaatcggctgcctaaggaggtggtgagttccccctcactggcagtcttagaGCAACCGCTGAACGGATACTTTTCgtgaatgctttaggccaggggtagtcaacctgtggtcttccagatgtccatggactacaattccatggcaggggctggcaggggctcatgggaattgtagtccatggacatctggagaaccacaggttgactaccccagctttaggctgatcctgccttgagcagggggtcagactacaTGGCcccatgattctattctattattctttctctgtagcctggagatcagtggtgatggtgggagatctccagtggTGATGATGGGAGATTTCACAAATGGCCTTTTGTTGTTGTGACAGGTGGATTTTGAACATCTTACAGCCCTGCCACAATTCAAGCTTCTTAGCCAAGTGTTTGTCTTCATGAAACTTGTTACTCACAGTTCTCACTTCTGGGACATACAAGATCAAAACCACACTTCCAGAAAGCTACAATCAAATCAGTGACgagtaaaaaataaacaaaggtaAAGTCATGCAGAATAGGACCCAGGTATTGCCAGGAAACATATCCTTGAAAATAAAAATGTGCTTCAGCGATGAGGAAAGTCTTCAAAGGAAGACTCTCCTTCAAGTGACACGAAAAGGTGCATCCCGGAGGGATGGGGCCACAGGTGAGAAAACTTGACCACAAAACTTAGAGACATACTGTTATTTTAATGGTCCTGGATTTATGGAATTCACTAGGAAAGTCTCATCATTTAATTTCTTTCCTCTCTCATTGTGAAGTCCACATGAGaagttctacagcaggggtagtcaacctgtggccctccagatgttcatggactacaattcccatgagcctctataTATAATTTGAAGCTGTGACCCATAGATTCAGGATTTATAGAACagccctagacccattatgcacgggggttttagcgcacattcagggtggaatggtggcgactaaaatcaccaataacgcacggtgccggctgcaaccggccgcagctttggtacatgccgccgaaaaagccgcagtcgcgaaacgcggaagaaagcgcagcttccgggtgaccggggcgcaaccagaagtggcgccaggatcgccgcgtgcataattggttaccttgggttttgccgccgtcgcgccccgccctgtgcataactggggtcttccccctccgcgttttccatgtgacccgaaatcgccttttcggcagctgtgcataatgggccctagagatGTCAATTTCCCGTTGGGTGAGTGGTGGAGCTTGTGGAAGGAGGAGCCTGGACAGGCCAGAGGCCTCagcaggtaaggtaaaggtaaaggtatcccctgtgcaagcaccgggtcatgtctgacccttggggtgacgccctctagcgttttcatggcagactcaatatggggtggtttgccagtgccttccccagtcatgaccgtttaccccccagcaagctgggtactcattttaccgacctcggaaggatggaaggctgagtcaaccttgagccggctgctgggattgaactcccagcctcatgggcagagctttcagacggttgccttaccactctgcgccacaagaggctctttgcgccaCAAGCAACAGAGTTCACACACAGCAATATACAGCAATAGagttcacacccccccccccaacgcagccattttcttctggggagATTATTTTTgtagcctagagcagtggtccccaacctttttatcaccggggaccggtcaacatttggcaattttactgaggcccggtgggggggggggggtagtttttgccaagggatgttgccaccactgcctaagcccctgctccacttgctttcccgccaccgcccctgacttcccgtcgcccactggggggtgctgctagcagcagctgcgcagtgccacgcctagggggagccccagccatggcagccgctggagagcaccaaaggtgagccggtggcagagtggcagggcagcccctgaggcaacagctggggaggaggacgaggaggagctgtggcctgctACTGACTGATCCCCagacaggggttggggaccactggtctagaggtaggattgccagccccCAGATAGAACTTGGTGATTccccagaattaaagctcatctccagactgcagaggtcagttccccccctgtagaaaatgggtgctttggaggatggaccccacccattgaggtccctgtcctccccaggctccatccccaaatctccaggagtttcacaaTCTGGACCTGGAAACTTTCCACCCATCTCCCGCCATTGATCAGAGaggccctggcaaccctatctggagGTCAGTTAAATTTCTCAcagctctccaggacccacctggaagcTTTCCACTCTAAGTGACAAGGAGAAAATGCCTACCCACTTTCTTTGCCTTTCTGctcggtgtgtgtgtatgttataTATAGGGAAACCCTTCAAAAAGTGGTCATCCACCTGCATGTGGTGTGGGTATCATCCACTTCTACCTCCTTCATTCTCTAGTGCAGGCTTTtttaaccatggttttgtgaaatgttaggtttccaaaatgggtgggagttaattcatttttacatttaaaaaactgttaaaatttattgggtgatatgaccatatgaagTCAtgacaacccacccacccccacaccaaAATGATGAgcctgcaggggtgggaaggggagttgccccagtgggcatgcacacagctatgcttcccaaccatattctgcactattgcaccACTTCTCAGGTTACTCGAAGGTTAGAGAAGCATAGAGAAGGTTTCAGGggggttctcaatgttaaaaaagttgaggaaggctgctctagtGTATGGGAACAAAGAGACAGGATCAGATTCAAATTAGTTCCAGGCCAGCAATTTGAGACCAACAGGAAAGGGACTTTCAAAGAGTCAGAAAAGAACACAAGTACAGAAACATGGACAGGTCCCAGATCGGAAGGATGCAAagagcttccccccacccaccccgactCTGCAAGTTCCCACACTTCGTACGGCTCCCCTCGACTCCATGGGCCCCTCCGTGCCTCGCTCATCTCACCACTTTGAGGGTTGATCCCAGATATGAGGTACAAGGATCCATCTGAGTCTCCCCATCTGGTATTTAGGGCCTTGTTGCTGTGTTGCCTGGGCAACAGAGATGGGCAAAATGGCAAATCAACCCAGTCATTCCTATTGGTTCACTGGTCAGAGGTTTAGGcgagccagccaatcaaccatGTATAGAATCTTCACTATCCAATAAGAAGCCAGTCCATTCACACCTTTATTCATTGGACCTAGGTACCTTCACCCATAGCTTGGGATCTTCTGCAGTTGCCATACAGTCAATAAATCAATATTACCTAGAAAGAACAACTTGGCATTTTGAGATAttattttagaaaagaaaagaCTCTCAGTCTGGAAGTACAggaaaatccttccttccttccttccttccttccttccttccttccttccttccttccttccttccttccttccttccttccttccttcccctcaagAAGTCCTAACAGAGGACTGCCTTCCTTGAAGGCAGAATTATGAACATTGGTGGGTCTTTCACAATGTTCTTCCATTATTTCAGGTCTGAGGCCCAGTTCTGCCACTGCAATGCGAAACATGCTTGGTATGTGACCTATCTATTGTTGCCAGTCTCCATGCAGGAGCTGGAGagttcttggaattacaactgatacagCAATGAAGGTGCTTGTAAGCACCCAGTTGGCAATTCCATGATGACAACTGCTCCGTCTTCCCCAATTCCCACAGCCGTGTAGCATTCATCAAGGACCCAACATAAGCCAGAGAATTTACAGGACTATGTTGAATGTGGGGAGGAGTGTGGTGTACTGTTGGAAAGGTAAATAGTTTATGAGTTTCATTTTTTATTAAATAACTGAGGGTATGAGGGTATATAGGTTGTAGGAGAGATGGGGCTGTTTCGAGTGTTTTGGTCAGTTCCTTGCCTGGGTAGTGGGGAACTGCTGCTAATCACATTAGCTAGTTGGAAGATTCAAATGCGTAGccctgttggcctgaagtagcacaacaaaaactgagtctaGTAGCAAcgttaagaccaacagagatttattcacggcacaagctttcgagtgcaagcagttgaataaatctttgttgttatagaataatagaatcatagagttgaaaggggccatacaggccatctagtccaaccccctgctcaacgcaggatcagcccaaagcatcctaaagcatccaagaaaagtgtgtatccaacctttgcttgaagactgccagtgagggggagctcaccacctccttaggcagcctattccactgctgaactactctgactgtgaaaattttttccctgatatctagcctatatcgttgtacttatagtttaaacccattactgtgcatccttaaaggtgctactggactctgattttgttgcattAGTTGGCAGTCTTGCCTAGGGCTGACtactagctccaccctctgctgggtgggcctttgtgctataaaatagcgatccccaacctgtgggccccggaccacatgtggtccttcgattaattggaggtgggccccgaaggacaccttctcccccccccccggccctttacaacacactttgggtgtccttgtctcccatcactcccagatgggactatctcgttgcagagaaacaagctcagggttgaatgtctgtataaatGTTACAATTACATTCCTTTTATtatgcacaatttaaaaaaatctctaggaattaaaaacatgtataccgaggttctcaaccttcctaatgcctttaatacagttatggtgacccccaaccataaaattatgcaggtgttccttcacagaaattaaaccaaaactgaccaatcttgtgaagatccattgttcatgattgtacataaattgttttttcccggggtttctcagttcagctctgcctcttgtcc is a genomic window containing:
- the PLCL1 gene encoding inactive phospholipase C-like protein 1 isoform X1, which codes for MADGVREPAEEGEEPEAAAAASGSPEAGGRRRARRRGVSLPGAEAESSLLEAARATPRRSSIIKDPSNQKCGSKKTVSFSSMPSEKKISSASDCISFMQAGCELKKVRPSARIYNRFFTLDPDLQALRWEPSKKDFEKAKLDISAVKEIRLGKNTETFRNNGLADQISEDCAFSIIHGANYDSLDLVANSADVANIWVSGLRYLVSRSKQPLDLIEGSQNTPRFAWLRSVFEEADIDGNGIMLEDTAVELIKRLNPALKESKIRLKFKEIQRSKEKLTTRVTKEEFCEAYTELCTRPDVYFLLVQISKNKECLDANDLMLFLEAEQGVLHITEEMCLDIIRRYEFSEEGQLKGFLAIDGFTQYLLSPECDIFDPEHRKVVQDMTQPLSHYYINASHNTYLVEDQVRGPADINGYVRALKMGCRSIELDVCDGPDNEPIICNRNSMISPITFRCAIEVINKLAFVSSEYPLILCLGNHCSVRQQNVMVQQMKKVFGNKLHIETPLSSDVYLPSPEKLKRKIIIKGKKLPYGQDLLEGEVTDEDEEAEISRRMSEESLEEPKTTWLCKGLSDMVSICKSVKFIGFERSMKSQNYWEICSFSESVANKISNEYPEDFVNYNKKFLSRIYPSAMRIDSSNLNPQDFWNCGCQIVAMNYQTPGPMMDLYTGWFLQNGRCGYVLRPSVMREEVSYFSANTKGIVPGASPQVLHVKIISGQNFPKPKGACAKGDVIDPYVCIEIHGIPADCAEQRTKTVQQNSDNPIFDESFEFQINLPELAMIRFVVLDDDYIGDEFIGQYTCPLECLQPGYRHVPLRSFVGDIMEHVTLFVHVAITNRSGGGKAQKRSLGVRIGKKTRDYTMLRNIGLKTIDEIFKAAVQPLEEAMDMRDNVQNAIVSVKEFCGLPPITSLKQCILTLSSRLVNSDNVPSVALNMKDNFPYLEPLGTLTDVQKKVLATYDLMIQESKVLIETADAIHDKIVQCQKTGMEFHEELHDLGTKEGLKGRKLSKAIESFAWNITVLKGQGDLLKNAKNEALENMKQIQLACSSCGLSRPGSADVKSKRSLEAIEEKEAGEENGRL
- the PLCL1 gene encoding inactive phospholipase C-like protein 1 isoform X2 — protein: MDPCTSYLGSTLKVDPSNQKCGSKKTVSFSSMPSEKKISSASDCISFMQAGCELKKVRPSARIYNRFFTLDPDLQALRWEPSKKDFEKAKLDISAVKEIRLGKNTETFRNNGLADQISEDCAFSIIHGANYDSLDLVANSADVANIWVSGLRYLVSRSKQPLDLIEGSQNTPRFAWLRSVFEEADIDGNGIMLEDTAVELIKRLNPALKESKIRLKFKEIQRSKEKLTTRVTKEEFCEAYTELCTRPDVYFLLVQISKNKECLDANDLMLFLEAEQGVLHITEEMCLDIIRRYEFSEEGQLKGFLAIDGFTQYLLSPECDIFDPEHRKVVQDMTQPLSHYYINASHNTYLVEDQVRGPADINGYVRALKMGCRSIELDVCDGPDNEPIICNRNSMISPITFRCAIEVINKLAFVSSEYPLILCLGNHCSVRQQNVMVQQMKKVFGNKLHIETPLSSDVYLPSPEKLKRKIIIKGKKLPYGQDLLEGEVTDEDEEAEISRRMSEESLEEPKTTWLCKGLSDMVSICKSVKFIGFERSMKSQNYWEICSFSESVANKISNEYPEDFVNYNKKFLSRIYPSAMRIDSSNLNPQDFWNCGCQIVAMNYQTPGPMMDLYTGWFLQNGRCGYVLRPSVMREEVSYFSANTKGIVPGASPQVLHVKIISGQNFPKPKGACAKGDVIDPYVCIEIHGIPADCAEQRTKTVQQNSDNPIFDESFEFQINLPELAMIRFVVLDDDYIGDEFIGQYTCPLECLQPGYRHVPLRSFVGDIMEHVTLFVHVAITNRSGGGKAQKRSLGVRIGKKTRDYTMLRNIGLKTIDEIFKAAVQPLEEAMDMRDNVQNAIVSVKEFCGLPPITSLKQCILTLSSRLVNSDNVPSVALNMKDNFPYLEPLGTLTDVQKKVLATYDLMIQESKVLIETADAIHDKIVQCQKTGMEFHEELHDLGTKEGLKGRKLSKAIESFAWNITVLKGQGDLLKNAKNEALENMKQIQLACSSCGLSRPGSADVKSKRSLEAIEEKEAGEENGRL
- the PLCL1 gene encoding inactive phospholipase C-like protein 1 isoform X3, with translation MTEVDPSNQKCGSKKTVSFSSMPSEKKISSASDCISFMQAGCELKKVRPSARIYNRFFTLDPDLQALRWEPSKKDFEKAKLDISAVKEIRLGKNTETFRNNGLADQISEDCAFSIIHGANYDSLDLVANSADVANIWVSGLRYLVSRSKQPLDLIEGSQNTPRFAWLRSVFEEADIDGNGIMLEDTAVELIKRLNPALKESKIRLKFKEIQRSKEKLTTRVTKEEFCEAYTELCTRPDVYFLLVQISKNKECLDANDLMLFLEAEQGVLHITEEMCLDIIRRYEFSEEGQLKGFLAIDGFTQYLLSPECDIFDPEHRKVVQDMTQPLSHYYINASHNTYLVEDQVRGPADINGYVRALKMGCRSIELDVCDGPDNEPIICNRNSMISPITFRCAIEVINKLAFVSSEYPLILCLGNHCSVRQQNVMVQQMKKVFGNKLHIETPLSSDVYLPSPEKLKRKIIIKGKKLPYGQDLLEGEVTDEDEEAEISRRMSEESLEEPKTTWLCKGLSDMVSICKSVKFIGFERSMKSQNYWEICSFSESVANKISNEYPEDFVNYNKKFLSRIYPSAMRIDSSNLNPQDFWNCGCQIVAMNYQTPGPMMDLYTGWFLQNGRCGYVLRPSVMREEVSYFSANTKGIVPGASPQVLHVKIISGQNFPKPKGACAKGDVIDPYVCIEIHGIPADCAEQRTKTVQQNSDNPIFDESFEFQINLPELAMIRFVVLDDDYIGDEFIGQYTCPLECLQPGYRHVPLRSFVGDIMEHVTLFVHVAITNRSGGGKAQKRSLGVRIGKKTRDYTMLRNIGLKTIDEIFKAAVQPLEEAMDMRDNVQNAIVSVKEFCGLPPITSLKQCILTLSSRLVNSDNVPSVALNMKDNFPYLEPLGTLTDVQKKVLATYDLMIQESKVLIETADAIHDKIVQCQKTGMEFHEELHDLGTKEGLKGRKLSKAIESFAWNITVLKGQGDLLKNAKNEALENMKQIQLACSSCGLSRPGSADVKSKRSLEAIEEKEAGEENGRL